One Salvia splendens isolate huo1 chromosome 22, SspV2, whole genome shotgun sequence DNA segment encodes these proteins:
- the LOC121786935 gene encoding RING-H2 finger protein ATL74-like, which produces MEIIISMIILFFVVAILVTIHCCVVRWAFSDDLTAGRPSSPYQTPSMKLEEIKKLPCFDYKAEEEKEMTKNSECAVCLEIFAVGEKCRILPKCNHSFHAKCIDSWLLKTAACPD; this is translated from the exons ATGGAAATAATCATATCTATGATTATACTATTTTTTGTGGTAGCCATTTTGGTAACCATTCATTGTTGTGTTGTGAGATGGGCTTTTAGTGATGATCTGACAGCTGGGAGGCCGTCTTCGCCTTACCAAACTCCGAGCATGAAGCTGGAGGAGATCAAGAAGCTCCCATGCTTCGATTACAAAGCGGAGGAGGAGAAAGAGATGACGAAGAATTCGGAGTGTGCAGTTTGCTTGGAGATCTTTGCTGTGGGTGAAAAATGCAGGATTTTGCCAAAATGCAATCACAGTTTTCATGCCAAATGCATAGATTCTTGGCTTTTGAAGACTGCTGCTTGTCCA GACTGA
- the LOC121786343 gene encoding UDP-glycosyltransferase 90A1-like has product MGSNSPPTLHFAIFPFLSQGHIIPLLHLSRLLHLRSAAVTIFTTASNSPPIRAALSDTKISVVDLPFPQNTPGVPPGVENTQNLLYESSFVPFANSTKLMQKSFESALENLHPPLSCIISDSFLGFTLQSANKFSVPRFGFFGMGAFSSTMYETLGREKPHSASADLDEAFPMPGFPGIMLTRNDFDPPFNAAAPEGPYVDFMKEQMAALAKSDGLIVNTFYEMERSYVDCWDQKIGPKMYCIGPLCSAAPPPRTAAAHFRFLDEKLAEGKPVLYVAFGTQAEVSPEQLREIAIGLERSEVSFLWVLKAETVEFLTDFEIRVRERGIVVRGWVDQVEALKHEGVRGFLSHCGWNSVLEGIAGGVPILAMPFMAEQHLNARLVAEELGVGIRAMPRGGSVRGLVAAEEVERAVRELMGGERGAEARRRMLELGEAARGAVVEGGSSVRALDLLIDEMRLRTDILPRV; this is encoded by the exons atgggTTCTAACTCACCCCCAACTCTACACTTTGCCATCTTCCCCTTCCTCTCCCAAGGCCACATCATCCCCCTCCTCCACCTCTCCCGCCTCCTCCACCTCCGCTCCGCCGCCGTCACCATCTTCACCACCGCCTCCAACTCTCCTCCCATCCGCGCCGCCCTCTCCGACACCAAAATCTCCGTCGTCGACCTCCCCTTCCCGCAAAACACCCCCGGCGTCCCTCCTGGCGTCGAAAACACCCAAAACCTCCTCTACGAGTCCTCCTTCGTCCCCTTCGCCAACTCCACCAAACTCATGCAGAAAAGCTTCGAATCCGCCCTCGAAAACCTCCACCCTCCGCTCTCCTGCATCATCTCCGACTCATTCCTAGGGTTCACTCTCCAATCCGCCAACAAATTCAGCGTCCCGAGATTCGGCTTCTTCGGAATGGGGGCCTTTTCCTCCACCATGTATGAAACCCTAGGCCGAGAAAAGCCTCATTCCGCCTCCGCCGATTTAGATGAAGCCTTTCCGATGCCGGGGTTTCCCGGCATCATGCTGACCAGGAATGACTTCGATCCGCCGTTCAACGCGGCGGCGCCGGAGGGGCCTTATGTTGATTTCATGAAAGAGCAGATGGCGGCGCTGGCGAAGAGCGACGGCTTGATCGTCAACACTTTTTATGAGATGGAGCGGTCTTATGTTGATTGCTGGGATCAGAAAATCGGGCCGAAAATGTACTGCATCGGGCCGCTTTGCTCGGCCGCGCCACCGCCGCGCACGGCGGCGGCGCACTTCCGGTTTTTGGATGAGAAATTGGCGGAAGGGAAACCGGTTTTGTATGTGGCGTTTGGGACTCAGGCGGAGGTGTCGCCGGAGCAGTTGAGGGAGATCGCGATTGGGCTCGAGCGATCGGAG GTGAGTTTTCTGTGGGTTTTGAAGGCGGAGACGGTTGAATTTCTAACGGATTTTgaaattagggttagagaaagggGGATTGTGGTGAGGGGATGGGTTGATCAGGTTGAGGCGCTGAAGCATGAAGGGGTGAGGGGGTTTCTGAGCCACTGCGGGTGGAATTCGGTGCTGGAGGGGATCGCCGGCGGCGTGCCGATTCTGGCGATGCCGTTTATGGCGGAGCAGCACCTGAATGCGAGGCTGGTGGCGGAGGAGCTCGGAGTGGGGATTCGGGCGATGCCTAGGGGAGGGTCGGTGAGGGGGTTGGtggcggcggaggaggtggaGAGGGCGGTGAGGGAGCTGATGGGAGGGGAGAGGGGGGCGGAGGCGCGGCGGAGGATGCTGGAGTTGGGTGAGGCGGCACGTGGCGCGGTCGTGGAAGGGGGGTCGTCGGTGCGGGCGTTGGATTTGCTGATTGATGAGATGAGACTTCGCACGGACATATTGCCGCGTGTGTAA